Proteins encoded together in one Prunus dulcis chromosome 3, ALMONDv2, whole genome shotgun sequence window:
- the LOC117622050 gene encoding ADP,ATP carrier protein 3, mitochondrial: MADGSSHPLVFQKIHGQSSLISRLSPNLHTRNHGVTGAYANGGLQRPLLTFESTALAQVSPLPPIVVQAPVEKGAAGFAVDFLMGGVSAAVSKTAAAPIERVKLLIQNQDEMIKAGRLSQPYKGITDCFARTIKDEGVLALWRGNTANVIRYFPTQALNFAFKDYFKRLFNFKKDKDGYWKWFAGNLASGGAAGASSLLFVYSLDYARTRLANDAKAAKKGGERQFNGLIDVYKKTLKSDGIAGLYRGFNISCVGIIVYRGLYFGMYDSLKPVVLTGGLQDSFFASFLLGWGITIGAGLASYPIDTVRRRMMMTSGEAVKYNSSLDAFKQIIKKEGSKSLFKGAGANILRAVAGAGVLAGYDKLQVVLLGKKYGSGGGG, encoded by the exons ATGGCTGATGGGTCATCCCATCCATTGGTATTTCAGAAGATACATGGGCAGTCTTCTCTCATTTCTAGGCTTTCCCCCAACTTGCACACAAGAAACCATGGTGTGACTGGTGCTTATGCCAATGGAGGTTTGCAGAGGCCCCTGCTAACATTTGAAAGCACTGCCCTTGCGCAAGTCTCTCCTTTGCCCCCCATTGTGGTACAGGCTCCAGTAGAGAAAGGTGCAGCTGGTTTTGCTGTGGATTTCCTCATGGGAGGTGTATCTGCTGCTGTTTCCAAAACCGCAGCTGCTCCAATTGAGCGTGTTAAACTACTAATACAGAATCAGGATGAGATGATCAAGGCTGGTCGGCTTTCTCAACCATACAAGGGTATAACTGACTGCTTTGCCCGGACAATTAAGGATGAGGGTGTCCTTGCTCTGTGGAGAGGAAACACTGCTAATGTTATCAGATACTTTCCTACCCAG GCCTTAAACTTTGCTTTCAAGGATTACTTCAAGAGGCTTTTCAACTTCAAGAAGGATAAAGATGGTTACTGGAAGTGGTTCGCTGGAAATCTGGCATCAGGTGGTGCTGCTGGTGCTTCATCTCTTCTTTTTGTATATTCTCTGGATTATGCAAGAACACGTTTGGCAAATGACGCCAAGGCTGCCAAAAAGGGTGGTGAGAGGCAGTTTAATGGTTTGATTGATGTTTACAAGAAAACCCTCAAGTCTGATGGTATTGCTGGGCTGTATCGAGGATTCAATATCTCTTGTGTTGGAATTATTGTGTATCGTGGGCTCTACTTCGGAATGTACGATTCTCTGAAACCTGTTGTTCTAACTGGTGGCCTGCAG GATAGTTTCTTTGCTAGTTTCTTGCTGGGATGGGGAATTACGATTGGTGCTGGATTAGCTTCTTACCCCATTGACACAGTCCGCAGAAGGATGATGATGACTTCAGGAGAAGCAGTTAAATACAATAGCTCTTTAGATGCATTTAAGCAAATCATCAAAAAGGAGGGTTCTAAATCACTGTTTAAGGGTGCTGGAGCAAACATATTGCGTGCTGTTGCAGGCGCTGGTGTGCTTGCTGGCTATGACAAGCTGCAAGTCGTACTTCTTGGCAAGAAGTATGGGTCTGGCGGTGGTGGTTAA
- the LOC117622053 gene encoding leucine-rich repeat extensin-like protein 4 produces the protein MAYYSFTSIAIHALISIPLLLNLSCLFHNLNLAAAAKHGRSKAYASHHHHHHRGNHNHPDPASASDDSNPKLHRAFLALQAWKRVIYSDPYNFTSTWVGPSVCNYKGVFCAPSLDDPKIQVVAGIDLNKGDIAGFVPEELGLLSDLSLIHLNSNRFCGILPQSMANLTLLYELDLSNNRFVGPFPTVVLSLPTLKYLDLRYNEFEGPLSPQLFQKKLDAIFVNNNRFTNVLPATLGGSSASVLVVANNNFGGCLPPSIVSFADTLEELLLINTNLSGCLPQEIGFLYKLRVLDVSYNKLVGPIPYSMAGLSHLEQLNLAHNSMTGIVPDGVCCLPNLANFTFSYNYFCEEEGICQNLTSKGIAFDDRRNCLPEKPYQRSQKECNATLEHPVDCFEHPCDGGFGGGAAAFAPTIAAVPAATPRSSPFSTAAPSYT, from the coding sequence ATGGCTTACTATTCATTTACTTCCATTGCCATCCATGCATTAATATCAATCCCCTTACTTCTGAACCTATCATGTTTGTTCCACAATCTCAACCTGGCTGCTGCTGCAAAACACGGCCGCAGCAAAGCCTATGCCtctcatcaccatcaccaccaccgtGGCAACCACAACCATCCTGATCCTGCCTCCGCATCTGATGATTCGAACCCAAAACTCCACCGAGCTTTCCTTGCCCTCCAAGCATGGAAACGCGTAATTTACTCTGATCCGTACAACTTCACGTCCACCTGGGTGGGTCCTTCAGTTTGTAACTACAAGGGTGTGTTTTGTGCACCTTCTCTTGATGACCCCAAAATCCAAGTTGTTGCTGGCATTGACCTTAATAAAGGTGACATTGCCGGATTTGTCCCTGAGGAATTAGGCCTCTTGTCTGATCTTTCACTCATCCATCTGAATAGCAACCGCTTTTGTGGCATTCTCCCTCAAAGTATGGCCAACCTTACACTCCTTTATGAGCTTGATCTCAGTAACAACAGATTTGTTGGCCCTTTCCCCACGGTCGTCCTCTCTCTTCCTACATTAAAATATCTTGATCTTCGGTACAACGAATTTGAAGGGCCATTATCTCCACAACTTTTCCAGAAAAAACTAGATGCAATATTTGTCAATAACAACCGCTTCACCAATGTACTTCCAGCTACTTTAGGTGGAAGCTCAGCCAGTGTATTGGTGGTTGCTAACAACAACTTTGGGGGGTGCCTTCCCCCAAGCATTGTCAGTTTCGCTGATACTTTAGAGGAACTGTTGTTAATCAACACAAACTTGTCAGGGTGTTTGCCACAAGAGATTGGGTTTCTGTACAAATTGAGGGTGTTGGATGTGAGCTACAACAAGCTTGTTGGTCCTATACCTTACAGCATGGCAGGGCTATCTCATTTGGAGCAACTAAATTTGGCTCACAATAGCATGACTGGGATTGTACCAGATGGAGTTTGTTGTTTGCCAAACTTGGCAAATTTCACATTCTCTTATAACTATTTCTGCGAGGAAGAGGGGATATGCCAGAATTTGACATCCAAAGGCATCGCATTTGATGATCGGCGAAACTGTTTGCCAGAGAAGCCTTACCAGAGGTCCCAGAAAGAATGTAATGCAACACTCGAGCATCCTGTTGACTGCTTTGAACATCCTTGTGACGGTGGTTTTGGTGGCGGTGCAGCTGCTTTTGCCCCTACCATTGCCGCGGTGCCTGCAGCAACGCCTCGGTCTTCGCCTTTTAGTACAGCAGCTCCCAGCTacacataa
- the LOC117621768 gene encoding uncharacterized protein LOC117621768 has product MGDPNFQQTLELLTQALSQTGQSRDPSLGYADQAKRIGATDFDGDVDPAVAEEWIERMERIMEVMAVPQDRKVVLATFFLIRNARHWWESVRRRYRDPSAITWPVFRAAFDSQYYPQAYQNLKMEEFLQLEQGTMTVLEYEKKFNELSKYCIPLVEDESKKCQLFTRGLKASIRDIVISQRLTNFGDLVMSASLIESSQMMVKARGEPRRRQFDMGGPSQGSAKRGSYSSGSSSGRSYGGFRPGVSSSGGFNQSGSSGSRSVGSTVRGSGRPPPSAAGKMRSPQCTVCGRYHTGTCRQGTTGCFHCGQPGHFLRECPVLLQGGEVGTQGRSQFRAASSSGGTQTSVASRGGSQQQGRGGRARATGKVYHMSQQQAQTSPDVVTSILSVFGTPARVLIDPGAAHSFVTPSFAHNADVGLSVLRDELAISVPT; this is encoded by the coding sequence ATGGGAGATCCCAATTTCCAGCAGACTTTAGAGTTGTTGACTCAGGCCCTATCCCAGACTGGGCAGTCCAGAGACCCGTCCTTGGGATATGCTGATCAAGCAAAGAGAATTGGGGCCACAGATTTTGACGGTGATGTTGACCCAGCAGTGGCCGAAGAGTGGATAGAGAGGATGGAGCGGATCATGGAAGTGATGGCTGTTCCACAGGATCGCAAGGTAGTTTTGGCCACGTTCTTTTTGATCAGAAATGCCAGACACTGGTGGGAGTCAGTTAGAAGGCGATATCGGGATCCATCAGCCATTACTTGGCCAGTCTTTCGAGCTGCTTTTGACAGCCAGTATTACCCGCAGGCTTATCAGAACCTGAAAATGGAGGAATTCCTGCAATTGGAACAGGGGACGATGACAGTGTTGGAGTACGAGAAAAAGTTCAATGAATTGTCCAAATACTGCATTCCACTAGTAGAAGATGAAAGTAAGAAGTGCCAGCTGTTCACTAGAGGATTGAAGGCCTCCATTCGAGATATTGTGATCAGTCAGCGGCTGACTAATTTTGGGGATTTGGTAATGTCAGCTTCGCTGATAGAGAGTAGCCAGATGATGGTCAAAGCACGAGGTGAACCTCGGAGGAGACAGTTTGATATGGGTGGTCCCAGTCAGGGGTCAGCCAAGAGGGGTAGCTACAGTTCTGGGTCGTCCAGTGGCCGCAGTTATGGAGGTTTTCGACCTGGAGTTAGTTCGAGTGGAGGCTTCAATCAGAGCGGCAGTTCTGGGAGCCGTTCTGTGGGCAGTACAGTTAGAGGTTCTGGGAGACCGCCACCTTCAGCAGCTGGCAAGATGAGGAGTCCGCAGTGTACTGTGTGTGGCAGATATCATACCGGGACTTGCCGACAGGGTACCACAGGATGTTTTCATTGTGGTCAGCCTGGACATTTCTTGCGAGAGTGCCCGGTATTGCTTCAGGGTGGAGAGGTAGGCACACAGGGCAGATCGCAGTTTAGAGCAGCCTCGTCCAGTGGTGGGACCCAGACCAGTGTTGCCAGCAGAGGTGGCAGTCAGCAGCAAGGACGAGGTGGACGTGCCAGAGCCACGGGCAAAGTGTACCATATGTCCCAGCAACAGGCACAGACATCACCGGATGTGGTTACAAGTATTTTATCAGTCTTTGGAACTCCTGCTAGAGTTTTGATTGACCCTGGGGCTGCACACTCATTTGTTACACCTAGTTTTGCCCACAACGCTGATGTCGGACTTTCAGTCCTACGGGATGAATTAGCGATCTCTGTACCTACATGA